One window of Halonatronomonas betaini genomic DNA carries:
- the mgtE gene encoding magnesium transporter, whose translation MLLDTEQLNRNIAEIQEKLDSGDIPAAVRIAARLSNRRLVDIISEAPKETALPFLEALGPVRSARVLSYLLEELAVELLQELNSEFVQEVFIEMEDDEIADIILHLPEDERDKYWALIPNEYKDDVEEIVTYEEESVGAYMEKDFLTGFKDDLVKDAIDMLSKARGEIDNTDYIYVINEDDKLLGVVSVQELAFAARNERLENIMTVKVHVARVNEPAIEAARLMKYRKFKLLPVLDLQDRLVGVMALHEAIDLLSEELAEDFVSISGASAEESYFTPPKDAIKMRLPWMAANVFLNLGAVAVISTFEDTIAQVAILAAFIPMITDMGGNVGIQALSVSIRSIALGEVQIDDVKRVLRKELSIGLINGLALGSLFAIIAYILQREPMIGLIAGIALGFNVIVAGVVGGTIPFLIKKIGKDPAMMTGPVLTTITDITGVTIYLGLSTIFLWQLLA comes from the coding sequence ATGCTTCTAGATACTGAACAGCTGAATAGAAATATTGCTGAAATTCAGGAAAAATTGGATTCAGGGGATATTCCAGCGGCGGTGAGAATAGCTGCCAGGCTTTCTAATCGCCGCCTGGTGGATATAATCAGTGAGGCCCCTAAAGAGACTGCGCTACCTTTTTTAGAAGCTTTAGGACCTGTCAGGTCAGCCCGGGTTTTGTCATACTTGCTTGAGGAGCTGGCAGTTGAGCTGCTGCAGGAGTTGAATTCAGAGTTTGTTCAGGAAGTTTTTATTGAGATGGAAGATGATGAAATTGCAGATATTATTCTTCATTTACCTGAGGATGAGAGGGATAAGTACTGGGCTTTGATACCAAATGAATATAAGGATGATGTTGAAGAGATTGTAACCTATGAAGAGGAATCAGTTGGAGCCTATATGGAAAAGGATTTTCTGACTGGTTTTAAAGATGACCTGGTGAAAGATGCCATTGATATGCTAAGCAAAGCCAGAGGTGAGATTGATAATACAGATTATATTTATGTAATCAATGAAGATGATAAATTACTGGGGGTAGTTTCAGTTCAGGAGCTGGCCTTTGCCGCCCGAAATGAGAGGCTGGAGAATATAATGACGGTTAAGGTTCATGTTGCCAGGGTTAATGAGCCGGCTATTGAGGCAGCTCGCTTAATGAAATATCGTAAATTTAAATTACTCCCTGTTTTAGACCTTCAGGATAGACTGGTTGGAGTTATGGCCCTCCATGAGGCTATCGATTTATTATCTGAAGAGTTGGCTGAAGATTTTGTTAGTATCTCTGGAGCCTCAGCAGAGGAGAGCTATTTTACTCCACCAAAGGATGCTATTAAGATGAGGCTGCCCTGGATGGCAGCCAATGTTTTTTTGAATCTAGGTGCTGTGGCTGTTATCAGCACGTTCGAGGATACAATTGCTCAGGTTGCGATTCTGGCAGCCTTTATACCGATGATTACTGATATGGGTGGTAATGTTGGGATTCAGGCTCTATCGGTCTCAATCAGGAGTATTGCTTTAGGTGAAGTTCAGATTGATGATGTTAAGAGGGTGTTAAGGAAGGAATTATCTATAGGCCTGATTAATGGACTGGCTTTAGGTTCTCTCTTTGCAATAATTGCTTATATTTTACAGAGGGAGCCTATGATTGGCCTGATTGCAGGTATTGCTCTGGGTTTTAATGTTATTGTTGCCGGTGTAGTTGGCGGGACAATTCCATTTTTGATAAAAAAGATTGGAAAGGACCCGGCGATGATGACCGGGCCAGTATTAACGACTATAACTGATATTACTGGAGTTACAATTTATTTAGGTCTCTCGACTATCTTTTTGTGGCAGCTTTTAGCCTGA
- a CDS encoding GntR family transcriptional regulator: MAINYDTTRPIYEQIIDFILKKLASGEYSAGSKLPSQREMAKLLSVNPNTVQRAYREMEIKDLVETRRGLGTFVTESEDKIEEVRIEMGEEIIENFIEELRALGFTKAEIDKMLADKFAEFKGGKSNGA, from the coding sequence TTGGCTATAAATTATGATACTACGCGGCCTATTTACGAGCAGATTATTGACTTTATTTTAAAGAAGCTGGCCTCTGGAGAGTATTCTGCCGGGTCTAAACTGCCTTCGCAGCGGGAGATGGCTAAACTTTTATCTGTTAACCCGAATACTGTTCAGCGGGCATACCGGGAGATGGAGATTAAGGATCTGGTTGAAACCAGGAGAGGTCTGGGTACCTTTGTTACTGAATCTGAGGATAAGATAGAGGAGGTAAGGATTGAAATGGGAGAGGAGATCATTGAGAATTTTATTGAAGAGCTAAGGGCTTTAGGTTTTACAAAGGCAGAGATTGATAAAATGTTAGCTGATAAGTTTGCGGAATTTAAAGGAGGTAAGAGCAATGGAGCTTAA